In Thermodesulfobacteriota bacterium, the sequence ATCGGTAATATAGATTCTGTCCAGTAAGGAAAAGGAGGCAGGCTTACAATAGGAATTTTAAAACCCATTTGATAGTGTATCTCTCTGCTGAAATTACTCATGGTAATAAAGGCGTCTACCTTTTTTGCTGCGGATTCCAATAGACTTGAATATCGCCACCATTGTGGAGGGCGCTTGTAGGTCAGGGTACAAAAGAAGCAATGCGGCTTTAAACAGGCCTTTCTGTTGAATCGGAATAACACGTGCGTGGGGCAGACAAGCCAGTACTCGTGCATTGTGTAGAGCTTGATACCATGGCCGTATTCCAGGATTTTCGGCCCACCGACCAGGGAGATATTGTGATAATGAATCACGTCGAAGCCCTTTTCCAAGATCCGTTTGAGCTGGCCAGACTTGAATAACGGGCATCCGGTCTGTTGAGTGGCCAGCGGAGAGAGAAAACCAAAGCGGCTCTTCAAGCCATGCACGGTCACGTTTGGATGGTCATTGTAGTTGCTCGTCGGTTCGTGATTTGCCAAGAGTCGGTATGAATCTATACAATGTATGACATCTACATAATGGCCCCGCTTGGCAAGCTCATTGGACAATTGGTGAACAAAAATTCCATCACCTCCAAAGTTGTAAGGCGGGTAGAAAGTTGTGATCATGCAAAACCGAAGCGTTCTATCCATTATTTCTTCTTAATTATGTGCTGGAACTGCATACCTCGCTTAAAGCCTTTTCGGTGGCTTCAACCATTTTTTCGATGCTGAAGCGACTCACGATTCGCTGGCGAAGTTCGAGTGGATTTATGCCGTGAAGCCGATGCAGCATGGTTTTTAACCCATCGGCCAGCATCTGTGGGTTGCCGGGTGGGACTACGATGCCCTTATCCCCCACGATCTTGGCCGAATCTCCCACGTCTGTTGCCACACATGGCACGCCGCAAGCCATAGCTTCCGCAACAGTCAGGCCGAAGCCTTCGCTGTCAGAAGAGGAGCAGAGAATATCCAGCGCATTGTAGACGGCAGGCATATCTGGTCTTGCTCCCGCCCAAATCAGATGCTCGGTCAAGCCTAATTCTTGGCTTAGCAACTGAAGCTGTCTTTTATAGCTTTTAGGCCCGTCGCCAGCGATAACAAAACGTACGTCTTTTCTTTCTTTGGATAATAAGGCGGCTGCCTCGAGGAAAATAGGATACCCCTTATCCGGTGCCAATCGGGCAATCCGTCCGATCAGCTTCTGGTCCTCAGGGACGCCCCATTCCGAACGTATTCGCACACGCGATTGAGAGTCCGGTAGAAACCGATCTGTATCTATCCCATAGAATATGACAATCTGCTTAGGGCAAGAATACCCTTTGGCTTTGCGAGAGATATATCCAGCGTCCGAGCCTGAGACCATTAGCTGAACGGATGCCGAAACCCATTTGCACAAATAGAACGGTAGAGACTCTCTCCAATCGTTGATTGATAAAGTATTTCTTTGACCAGACCCCTGGATGCCCCATATCAATTTGGCATTGGGTATCCCACGAGTAGCTAACCAGGCGACAAATCTGGCGATATCCCCCTGATAACTGTATAGCACCTGGATGTCTTCCCCTTTTATCATATTCCAGAGTTGAATAGTAGCCTTGATTAACTGTAGACCGGAGGACAAGACACCCGAAGATGGCTTTAGGAGAAATGACTTTACTGGAATGGAATCGATCTCCCAGATCGAGCTCCAGTTTTGGTCTGTGGTATACAAAGCTACGACGGAGACGTCATGACCTCGACGGGCTAGGTGACCTGACAGTAAGGAGAGCTGACGTACCGCCCCGCCCATTCCCAGGCTTTGGATCAGAAAAAGGATTTTCATTGTTGAGAATTATTTTTTCTGGGGTGAGTTCATTTTTTTTCTTTACTTAGGGGTGGCGTATACTTCGACCAAGGCTTTCTCGGTAGATTCGACCATTTTTTCGATGCTGAAGCGGCTCACAATTCGCTCTCGAAGTTCGAGTGGGTTTATGCCGTGGAGTCGATGCAGCAAGGTTGTTAACCCATCAGCAAGCATCTGTGGGTTGCCGGGTGGAACTACGATGCCCTTATCCTCCACGATCTTGGCTGAATCCCCTACGTCTGTTGCCACGCATGGCACGCCGCAAGCCATGGCTTCTCCAATTGTGTTTGGAAACCCTTCACCGTGGGAAGAAGAGGAGCAGAGAATATCCAGCGCGTTGTAGACGGCGGGCATATCTGGTCTTGCTCCGGCCCATATCAGGCGTTCGGCCAAGCCTAGTTCTTGGCTTAAAAGCCGAAGCTGTCTTCTATAGCTATCAGGCCCATCGCCAACGATAACAAAACGTACGTCTTTTCTTTCTCTGGATAATAAGGCGGCTGCCTCGAGGAAATCGGGATACCCCTTCATCGGAGCCAATCGTCCGATTCGTCCGATCAGTTTCTGGTCCTCAGGGATGCCCCATTCAGAGCGCATTCGTACGCGCGCCTGGGGGTCCGGTTTAAATTTTTCTACATCGAACCCATTGGCTATGACCAATTCTTTCCGGCAGCGGTAACCTCTGGCTTTATTATAGTTATATCCAGCCTCTGAATTTGATATCATGAGAGGAACGGATGCCGAAACCCATTTACACAAATTGAATAGCAAAGATAGCTTCCAATTTCTGTGGTACAAATCCGTATTGCCTCCGGATGTTCGCGTCCCCCATATCAACTTGGTATCAGGCATGCCGCGAGTGGCCAGCCAGGAGATAAATCTGGCGGTGTGACCCAGATAACCATAAAGAATTTGGATGTTTTCCCTTTTTAGAAAGTCCCTTAGTTCTAGAGTTGCCTTAATTAATCCTGCACCTCCGGCTAAAACGCCTGTGGGTTCGTTCAAAAGAAGCGAGCGCGTATCCATAGAATCTAATTGCCAAAACAATTTCCAATTTTGGTCTGTGGTATACAAGGCCAAGACTGAGACAGTATGACCTCGACGGGCTAAATGACCCGACAGTATGGAGAGCTGACGATCTGCTCCGCCCATTCCCAGACTCTGGATGAAAAAAAGAATTCTCATTGTGTAGGAATATCTCTCGGATGTGAGATCATCTTTTCTGAAGTATGTGCAAAGGGAGAATTTTGGCCGAACCCGTGGAGTATGGCTCTCTCCGCAGTACGCGCAGGGTTTGTCCCTGTCGCCATTTGTCAGACATAATCTCTCCCCCGGGGTATCGGTGTAGAACCTGAAACGCTAAAGCTACTACTTCTTCTTCATTCACATTACCCACACGCGGGCTCACAATAACGTTCACCCTGGGCAGTCCCCCATCCTCCTCTTCTAGTAACTGGTAGTCCGTGGGATAACCTCCAAATCTCGCCGGCAAGACCTCCTCAACCAGTCGTAGCAGCTCGGTCCCGAGAAACGTCACTCCGTCGCTGGTCAACTTCTCGTAGCTACGAATGCGTGAAAGATGCTTGGTGAATCCGAGTTCTCCGAAAGGACAGCTGCACGTTCGGTCCTCAAGGACACCGTAATCGTCACTCTCTACGTTGAGCATAAGCTTAGGGCAACTGGGCAGGACGGTTGTATAGACCAGAGCTTCTACGGTGAGCCCACCGGCACCTACAGATTTAGGACGCTGTATCACCGCGACTTTGTCACTGAGCAGGTGGACATCATCAAGTTCCGGGGGTGCAGTGCAGGCGGTGCCGACCGTGCCGATTTCCGACATGGAGTAATGGCACACAGCTCGACATCCTGTATCGGCTAACACCTGGGCTTTTGCCGGGGTGTAAGGTTCGCCTCCCAGCCGGAAAAGGCTTCCGGAGATGTCCAGGCTGTTTTCTTTAGCGGCGAGGCAGACCCTCACCGCCGAGCTTGGATTAGTGTCCAGGGTGGCAGGCTTCCCATTCCCTTTCTTGAAAGATAGCCAATGTGCCACCTTGGAGGCTTCTTCCAGGGGCACGTATTCGGGCACGGGCAATTGTCTACCTAAAATTCTGCTTGTGTATAAGGTGTAGTTCGTGAAAATAGCAAATTTCAGGTCTTTCGGGCTTGATGATAATTTGCTCTGAGCAAACCACCTTTCCACAGACTTTCCCAGCCTAGCGTAGCGAAGGAGTAGCTTCATGCCTGCCGCTACCGGCGGGACCTCATGCCATGCCCCGATTGGCGTTTCCGCCAGGCCAAAGGCGGCCAAAATGTGATGAAAGTAAGCTGCCTCGTGGGTCAAAAGGTCGAAATCAATGATGATGCGTGTTCCTACGCCTCGCGAACCCCCGGTCCGGGCTTCGTAATGTTTTACTAAAAAGGGATTATCAAAATCCTTAGGGTGTACTATGATTTGTAGTCCTGGACGCTCGATTGAACGACGCCCTTTGAACTCGTTAAGTGTAACGTAAACTCCAGCATCGTAAAGCTTTACCAGTGCACCCTCTACGCCATATCGCCTCACCAACTCGACGACGTCGGCAAATTCAACTCCGGCATGAAGGAGCAGTTTTCGGTAAGGGCTTCCTGGATTGGCGTAAATGCCCCGTTCCAGGATACGCAAAAAAGACTCTTCTCTGGCGTCTAACTGACGGACGAGCATACAGCGGCACTCTTCTGGGGTTAGCGTATGGCGGAGGTAACTGTTAAGCCCACGGGCATACCTGGCGAACATTCTCAGGTCGTTTAGCATCTAAGAGTCTCAATACATGAATTCTCTATTTAGCACCATTTTCCTCAAACGGGAGTCGCTATCGCGGGTCGGATATGTTTTCCGGGCCAGCAGCACCTCGCCAAAATCCGTCCTGCAGGGGGATACATAAGCGTACATCATAAGATAACGAGGTTTCACCGCATTCCGGCTTCCGTAATGAAAGCATTTGCTGTTGTCCAGGAACAAAACGGACCCTGCAGGATAACAAAACTTAATTAACTCGCTTTCCGGGACAATCGAGTACATCTCCTCATCGGTCACGCGGTGACGTCTTCCTCTAGTCCGGTAATTGAGTGCTTCGGAGGCTTTCTTGGATACGGATTCAGGCAGGATGCAGAAGGGTCCATTTTCCATATTCCCCTCCCTGATCAGTACAAGAGCGTAGGCCATTGGGGAATCATGATAATCGAGATGAAATAGCTGGCTTGAACGAAATGGGACGTTCGGCGAGCTCTCGTGTTTAGCCCAAGATTCATTAAACCTGATCCCGGGGGGCAGAGCCGCTGAGAAAGTGGGGATGAAGCCCAGGTAATTACAGACGGTCGAGAGTATAT encodes:
- a CDS encoding glycosyltransferase family 4 protein, with protein sequence MDRTLRFCMITTFYPPYNFGGDGIFVHQLSNELAKRGHYVDVIHCIDSYRLLANHEPTSNYNDHPNVTVHGLKSRFGFLSPLATQQTGCPLFKSGQLKRILEKGFDVIHYHNISLVGGPKILEYGHGIKLYTMHEYWLVCPTHVLFRFNRKACLKPHCFFCTLTYKRPPQWWRYSSLLESAAKKVDAFITMSNFSREIHYQMGFKIPIVSLPPFPYWTESILPIAEESIGQTLNQPYFLFVGRLEKLKGLQTLIPIFRRYKKAQLLIVGKGSYEPNLRKLAGNATNIQFLGHLSQRELRPLYRNAVALIVPSICFEVFPLVIIEAFSQQTPVIVRDIGGMTEIVEESGGGIAYNTEEELMTSMDRLLMEPSYRSNLGISGYEAFQSRFTAEAHLRHYLSLIKEISVNRRPQVIEIQ
- a CDS encoding glycosyltransferase — encoded protein: MRILFFIQSLGMGGADRQLSILSGHLARRGHTVSVLALYTTDQNWKLFWQLDSMDTRSLLLNEPTGVLAGGAGLIKATLELRDFLKRENIQILYGYLGHTARFISWLATRGMPDTKLIWGTRTSGGNTDLYHRNWKLSLLFNLCKWVSASVPLMISNSEAGYNYNKARGYRCRKELVIANGFDVEKFKPDPQARVRMRSEWGIPEDQKLIGRIGRLAPMKGYPDFLEAAALLSRERKDVRFVIVGDGPDSYRRQLRLLSQELGLAERLIWAGARPDMPAVYNALDILCSSSSHGEGFPNTIGEAMACGVPCVATDVGDSAKIVEDKGIVVPPGNPQMLADGLTTLLHRLHGINPLELRERIVSRFSIEKMVESTEKALVEVYATPK
- a CDS encoding glycosyltransferase, whose amino-acid sequence is MKILFLIQSLGMGGAVRQLSLLSGHLARRGHDVSVVALYTTDQNWSSIWEIDSIPVKSFLLKPSSGVLSSGLQLIKATIQLWNMIKGEDIQVLYSYQGDIARFVAWLATRGIPNAKLIWGIQGSGQRNTLSINDWRESLPFYLCKWVSASVQLMVSGSDAGYISRKAKGYSCPKQIVIFYGIDTDRFLPDSQSRVRIRSEWGVPEDQKLIGRIARLAPDKGYPIFLEAAALLSKERKDVRFVIAGDGPKSYKRQLQLLSQELGLTEHLIWAGARPDMPAVYNALDILCSSSDSEGFGLTVAEAMACGVPCVATDVGDSAKIVGDKGIVVPPGNPQMLADGLKTMLHRLHGINPLELRQRIVSRFSIEKMVEATEKALSEVCSSST